The genomic DNA GTGGCATGTGAAGTAGTGAACCTCACGACACGGAAaaggaagggaaagaaaaaattccAAATAAGAGGGAGGAAATCCCTTTGACAACCAGAAAATCAAGCGGCCACCAGAATATGGAATTTccaaaacctaaaattaaaCAAGACATCAAATCCACAATTCTCATCCCCTGGAGTTTTTATTGATAATATGGAAATTGTTGACGAGGACATCAATACCTTCCTCTTCAAATTCATCAATTGAGAAGGTGATTCTCCATGAGACCGTGGAACGTAAAATGCTTCCACCTCATTCTAAAACACTGGCCATTGGGTCTTGCAGTTGGCCAAATTGATTTCAGCACTACCCAGCTCTGGGTGCAGGCTCATGGACTGCCCTTAGAATTCATAACCAAGCAAAATGCTACAATCACAGGAGGCATCATTGGCAAATTTCTTGAAGTCTATATAATTTAACAGCTGATGACCTCCCAGACTAGAGGAAATGATAAACAACACAAGACAAGTCTAACTTTAAACAGTATGCCTTAGAAGGGGAAGAAAATCCAAAGACTGAAAACTTCTTTGACTTGTCTCATAATGACATACAGATTTTGAAtaacatccaaaaaaaaaagtgaaacctTGTGTAATGACAGCATACAGCTACCCAGAAACAGAAAGTATTCACATCAAGGGTAGACCCACCTCCTCATCTACTTTTGTTCCTTCTCGGCTTTCTGTTCCTTGTCAGCCTGGGTGGTGCTTTGTTTTGGGATTGGTTGTATTCGCACATAAGGTTTCCTAGTCAACGTTTCTCCTCTCAGAGCAGCAACATAACGGTCATTTGTATCCTCTTTACGCTGCAGCTCCCCAAGGAATTCTGCCAGTCTCTCTTGATTTACTTTCCCCATCATCTGATTCACAAGTTAAAGCAATCAAGCTGTCAAGCTCTTTACCACTTCGGAATGAAAAAGCTTCAGAGAAACAACCCCAAAATTCAAAAGCACTTCAATCAAACAAGTCAAATTATTCTGTCAAAATAGAGGCAGTGAGAACTAAAAGTATCAATCATTCATGATGcatatttgatatttgtttccGAGGATAGGAAGTACCTCCAGTTGAGGAAAGGACTAGAGAAAATCATGTGAATCTACACACAAAGAAACGAAAAGCCTTGTACCAAAAACCGTGCAGAGGTTCAAAGCTTGGCGAAGAAAGGTGAAGTGCTGGATAGAAAGATGGAGGCTGTTTACAATCGGCAGGTGAAACAACCAGAAAATGTGCTATGGAAAGTGATGGAAAATGGGGCAGTATTAGGTGACGGAAAGGGTGAATCTGTTCCGAGGTTTGTGTGGCAAAAATAAGTGCAGTCATGGTGATGCCTGGTGACCAAGAGGATTCCAATGACGGAGTTATGTTGGTAAATGTGAAGTTTAAGGAGGCAACAATTGCTGAGAAGTTGGCTGACGCATCTGTTTTATTTGGGTCATGTTTTGACATGGTTGAAGAAGGTACTACAGGGGAATCGACATCGATGGTTGTGGCAAAAACGACCATGGTAGATGAGGTGGGATCAACTCAGGAATATTCAGACAAGGCCAAAGGGTGTAGGTAGCGTGGAGTTAAACAATCAGATGATTGGTTCTTTGTTTAAGAAGACTGGTTCGGAAATTGAAGGAAAGGATGGGTTAGGGACTACTTTGAATGGGTTTTTTAAGGAGGGAATGTTAACAGGATGTTCTTCAGGTTAGAATGAAGAATCTTGTTTTGTGGGGAAAATTAAGGGGAGGGGACAGTCTATTCTGGGTGTTTGATGATGGAGAAGGGCTTAGAGGGCTTCTGTCAAGGGAGTTTTCTGGAAATGCCTTGGTATCCGTGGAGAATGAGCAGGGGGGAGGATGTATAGGGGTCAGTTTATTAACTAGATGCAAGAATATAAGTTGAATGGTTTTGAATTGAATAGCGAATTGTTTACATTTATCTGGGGATATGAAATAATCCTTCATTGGAAAGGTGAATGTTGTTGGGGAGGAGCTTGAGGGGAGTGAACCACTGTCAGTCCATCCACTTGCTATGGGTGCAGAACAGGGTGCTCCAAATCTGGTGTCCTCCAATTGGGTGGTTCAAAGGGTGAAGAATTTATGTCATTTAGTAGGTCTGTCGTGTGATGGATTTGAGGATCAAATGTTGGCATTATTTTCTGCGATTGAAGCTAGTAGAAACCAGACTTTTGCGGGTTATGTGCCAGGAGTATGTTTTAAAGCAGGGACAAAAGGTAACCAGGAGTTAAAGAGGTTGGATAGCTCAGTTAATTATGATAACGGAGGACAATCTAatagaaggaaagaaaagggGAGGGGCTCAAACTATTCATTATGAAGCCCAAGATACTCTCATGGAATGTTAGGAGTGCTAAATGAGAAGGATAAAAGGCTGAGGATTAGAGGGTTCCTTAGAGATTGGAAGGCGAACATTGTAtgtttatttgagaaaaaattggagaattttGCTAGGGAGGTGGTTAGGAGTTTATGGGGTTGTCAACATATGGATGGGTTATTTATGGGATCGAGAGGGGATTCATGTGGAATTTTGTTAATGTGGAATAAGTGGGCGATGGAGAAGATTGAGGATTGTGTGGGGAGCTTTATAGTAGCATGTTCCTTTAGGAATGTAGAGGACAATTTTGTTTGGGCATTTGCGGGGGTGTATGCTCCAAATGATGGTGTAAGGAGATATCTATGGGATGAACTGGTTGGTTTGATGAGTTGGTGGGAATTGTCATGGTGTATTGGTGGTGATTTTAATGTTGTTCGGCATCCAAGCAAAAAATCAAGTGACTCTAGACATTTATTAACTATGGTGGATTTTTCAGATTTCATTTTTGAGTGGTAGGGCCTTTTGGATATCCCGCTTGTAGGTGGGCATTTTACTTGGCTTGGTCTAGACTTGATAGATTTCTTCTATCTCCGAAATGGGAAGAACATTTGCTTGATGTTTCACAAAAGTGACTTCCAAGAATCTTCTTAGATAATTTTCCATTGATGTTGGATTCTGGGGTGCCAGGCATAGGTAGCAagtattttaagtttgaaaaaatgtggTTGAAATCAAAAGGATTCGTGGAGCAAGTGAAAACTTGGTGGCTGTCCTATAACTTTCATGGATGACCAAGTTTTATATTGGCAAGTAAGTTGAAAGCTTTGAAAGTAATTTGAAGAAATGGAATGAAGAGGTTTTTGGTGATGTAGGGAGTAAAAAGGAGGAGTTTTTGGAGGGTATCCAGGAGCTGCATTTTATTGCAAAGGGTTGAGTTTCAAAGGAGGATGAAAGGAGGAAGGAAGATATGTCTAAGGAATCGAAGAAAATTATTCTTCTTGAGGAAGTAAGTTAGAGACAGAAATCTAGAGCCCTATGGTTGagggaggggaaaaaaaatacagaaacatTTCACAAGGTGGCAAATTCACATCGAAGAAATAACCTAGTGGACTCTTTAGTCATCGAATGTTCCATGTCTTCTAACTGTATTGAAATAAAGGAGCATATAGTGCAATTCTACAATCAATTGTATTCCAAAAAGTTTACTTTGGTTgagggagggaaaaaaaaaaatcacagggTGGCAAATTCCCATCCAAGAAATAACCTAGTGGCCTCTTTCGTCATCAATTGTTCCGTGTCTTCTAACTCTACTGAAATAAAGGAGCATAAAGTGCAATTCTACAATCAATTATATTCCGAACAGTTTACTTGGCGACCAAAGGTGGATggtctttctttcctttctatTGATGCGGAAGAGAGTAATTGGTTGGAAAGAGACTCTGAGGAGCAAGTGTGGGAGGTGGTGAGGGATTTGAATGGTCATAGGGGTGCCGGGGCCGGATGGTTTCACTATGggttttttttccaaaagtgtTAGGAGGTAATGAAAGAGGACATCATGGCAGTTTTTAAAGAGTTTCATAGTCGATGAAAGTTTGTGAAGAGTTTTAAGGCAACTTTTGTTTCTCTTATACCAAAGAAGACATGAGCAGTGGATGTCAAGGACTTCTAGCCAATTAGCTTAGTGGGTGGGGTTTATTAAATTCTTTCCAACGTTTTAGCAAACAGGCTAAAATCGGTGGGAAGAAAGATTATCTCTAGTTTACATAATGTTTTCATCGGAGGTaaacaaattttggattcaATACTAATCGCtaatgaatgtttggatagtcGGATTAGATCAGGGGAACCTGGAGTGCTatgtaaattggatttggagaaggAATTtgatcatgtaaattgggaGTTCTTGCTCTATTTGTTGAAGAGATGCagatttggggagaaatggaggTATTGGATAGCACAGTGTATATCTACAATGCGAatttccattcttgtgaatggttcacTGTCTAGTTTTTTTGAACTCTCGTGGCTTGAGATAGGGGGATCGGTTATAGCCACTATTGTTCGTGGTGGTTATGGAGGCATTGAATAGGATGATGGTTGTACAATGGATAGGACTTCTGTCAGGTTTTTCAGTGGGGTCGAGGAACAATGAAGAGTTTTTAGTGTCTCATTTACTGTTTGCTGAAAATACTTTGATTTTAAGTGATGgaaattccaaaaaatttcGCCAGTTGCGGtgtattttcttatgttttgaagcacTTTCAGGATTGAAGATCAatttagcaaaataaaaaaaaaataaaaataaaaaataaaataaaatcctataGGTGCAATGGGAGATGTAGCAGAATTGGCTAGTATTCTTAGTTGTAGAATATCTTTGTTACTGATAAAGTATTTGGATTTGCCATTGGATGCTTCTTATAAGGCCATATCTATTTGGAAATggcattattaaaaaaaatggaacatcGGTTGGAAGGAtggaaaaaactttatttatctAAAGGTGGTAGATTGAATTTGATAAAAGTACGCTATCCAATTTACCTACGTATTATTTGTCTCTTTTCCTTATTCCAGTGCGAGTGGCTAATAGTCTTGAGAGACTTTAGAGGGATTTTTGTTGGGGATATTGGGGAtgagtttaaatttcatttagtGAATTGGGCAAGGATTTGTACTCCGATAAAATCAGGTGGGTCGGGAGTTAGAAATCTGATTCACTTCAATCAAGCCCTTCTAGGAAAATGGTCGTTGCGGTATGCTACAGATAGAGAGGCACTATGAACATTAGTAATAAAGATTAAATATGATAGCATAAGGGGGTGTTGGTGCTCTAAGGAGATAATGGGGCCATTTGGAGTGGGAGTATAGAAATTTATAAGAAAGGGGTGggaaacatttttaaaatttgtaagataTGAGGTAGGTGATGAGTCAAAGGTTaatttttggcatgatgtgttGTGTGGGGATACTCCATTGAAGATATCTTATCCATAATTGCTCAATATTGCATAGAGAAAGGATGCATGGGTGGCAGATACCTTATCGTTTTGAGAAAGGAATATTTACTAGAATGTAATTTTTACCAGACCAGTTCAagattgggaagtggaggtggTATTATGTTT from Corylus avellana chromosome ca6, CavTom2PMs-1.0 includes the following:
- the LOC132185894 gene encoding uncharacterized protein LOC132185894: MSILFEKSEAWRWLVRRTKESKPFFLAFATICGVVPGVIGYGVMQVTNTRNPELEARLRQNARPETVMMGKVNQERLAEFLGELQRKEDTNDRYVAALRGETLTRKPYVRIQPIPKQSTTQADKEQKAEKEQK